One Gammaproteobacteria bacterium genomic window carries:
- a CDS encoding c-type cytochrome, translating to MGYVVGLSITLASVANPIAANEALAQKHNCLLCHAVDKKVVGPAYKDIAAKYKGDPKALDTLVKKVKNGGSGVWGNIPMPPNSAVPDEDIKTLVQWILSLQ from the coding sequence ATGGGTTACGTCGTCGGTTTGTCCATAACCCTGGCATCGGTTGCGAATCCGATCGCAGCGAATGAAGCGCTGGCCCAGAAGCACAACTGCCTCCTGTGCCACGCCGTGGATAAAAAAGTCGTCGGCCCCGCGTACAAGGATATCGCTGCTAAATACAAGGGCGACCCCAAGGCCCTCGATACCCTAGTTAAAAAGGTGAAAAACGGGGGCAGTGGCGTGTGGGGCAACATTCCCATGCCGCCCAATTCCGCAGTGCCGGATGAAGACATCAAAACCCTGGTGCAATGGATCCTGTCGTTGCAATAG